One Phocaeicola dorei genomic region harbors:
- a CDS encoding HIT family protein, translating into MKSDPKDCLYCQNNETLHNLMIEIAPLSVSRVFLFKEQTYRGRCLVAYKDHVNDLFELSDEERNAFMADVTRVTRAMDKAFHPEKINYGAYSDKLSHLHFHLVPKYVDGPDYGGVFQMNPGKVYLADAEYQEMIEAIKKNL; encoded by the coding sequence ATGAAAAGTGATCCTAAAGATTGTCTGTATTGTCAGAACAATGAGACATTGCACAATTTAATGATTGAAATAGCGCCACTGAGTGTTTCACGTGTATTCCTTTTTAAGGAACAAACCTATCGCGGACGTTGCCTTGTTGCTTATAAAGATCATGTAAACGACTTGTTTGAACTGAGTGATGAAGAACGTAACGCATTTATGGCAGATGTTACCCGTGTGACCCGTGCCATGGACAAGGCTTTCCATCCTGAAAAAATAAATTACGGAGCGTATAGTGACAAACTTTCTCACTTGCATTTTCATTTGGTCCCCAAGTATGTGGATGGACCTGATTATGGAGGTGTATTTCAGATGAATCCGGGAAAAGTTTATCTGGCTGATGCGGAATATCAAGAAATGATTGAAGCTATAAAGAAAAATCTGTAG